From Actinomyces sp. oral taxon 171 str. F0337, one genomic window encodes:
- the mfd gene encoding transcription-repair coupling factor, which yields MLLTALLPPLLADADIARTVRAASSRSRSDRSLVVAPGARPAVLAAMALGEEGVQRVAGDDAQAAGAAEAPGTPLLVVTATGREAEETALALRSYLPAEDVAVMPAWETLPHERLSPRADTVAQRLSVLRRLAHPEEGGAIRVLIVPVRALLAPVIAGLGELEPVQLAPGLAVGLEETARRLEAAAYTRVDMVESRGEYAVRGGILDVFPPSEPRPVRVDFFGDEIDEVSSFAVADQRTIETLGAVTATACRELVLTDAVRERAAALVDAVPGAADMLEKISQGIAVEGMESLAPVLVDAMVPLLDLVGDRLTVLLEPERVRKRAEDLTATTTEFLAAAWTSAASGGTVPVDLSAAAFAHLAEARALALSSNRGWWSFTALAAGPETTRLDLSDPHTYRGELERAVADLGRLARQGWTVVVATDGPGPGRRMAQLLGDGDVPARIVDQLSEVTELGRDGDWTPAPAAPADETDGSAGADGETDGSAGADGDATAGPGDGVVRVTQASAGHGFLAEGLRLALIAESDLTGRASAGPRERRSLPARRARRSVDPLSLHAGDLVVHAQHGVGRFIELSRRAVGGARSSATREYLVIEYAPSKRGQPGDRLLVPTDALDQVTKYVGGDSPALSKMGGADWAKTKSKARKAVREIAGELVRLYAARAATTGHAFSPDSPWQTELEEAFPYTETPDQLSTIDEVKADMEKAQPMDRLVCGDVGYGKTEIAVRAAFKAVQDGKQVAVLVPTTLLVSQHAETFTERYAGFPVTVGALSRFQDAAESAKVLEGLEKGTVDVVVGTHRLITGQVRFKDLGLVIIDEEQRFGVEHKETLKALRTNVDVLSMSATPIPRTLEMAVTGLREMSTLATPPEDRHPILTYVGAYETKQVSAAIRRELLREGQVFFVHNRVEDIDATAARLAELVPEARVATAHGQMNEHQLEAVIDSFWRKETDVLVCTTIVETGLDVSNANTLIVDRADRMGLSQLHQLRGRVGRGRERAYAYFLYPSDKPLTETALERLRTIATNTDLGAGMQVAMKDLEIRGSGNLLGGEQSGHIAGVGFDLYVRMVSEAVAAYKKALARSGKAGADAIGFEEGDDEDVELRIELPVDATVPEDYIPHERLRLEAYTKFAAARSGEQVDDVLEELADRYGPVPEATARLAALARLRALAAELGVREIVAQGKSVRFAPVDLPESARMKVTRLYPGTVLKPATRTIVVPAPGTNRMGGAALSGEEVVRWAEVLLHAVVEGDSSYETEATTYRKRR from the coding sequence GTGCTCCTGACTGCGCTCCTGCCTCCGCTGCTCGCCGACGCCGACATCGCCCGCACCGTTCGCGCCGCCTCCTCCCGCTCGCGCTCCGACCGCAGCCTCGTCGTCGCACCGGGCGCCCGGCCCGCCGTCCTGGCCGCCATGGCCCTGGGCGAGGAGGGCGTCCAGCGGGTCGCCGGCGACGACGCGCAGGCGGCCGGAGCGGCAGAGGCCCCCGGCACGCCCCTGCTGGTCGTCACCGCCACCGGCCGCGAGGCCGAGGAGACCGCCCTGGCCCTGCGCAGCTACCTGCCGGCGGAGGACGTCGCCGTCATGCCCGCCTGGGAGACCCTGCCCCATGAGCGCCTCTCGCCGCGCGCCGACACCGTCGCCCAGCGCCTGTCCGTCCTGCGCCGACTGGCCCACCCCGAGGAGGGCGGGGCGATCCGCGTCCTCATCGTCCCCGTGCGCGCCCTTCTGGCCCCCGTCATCGCCGGGCTCGGCGAGCTCGAGCCCGTCCAGCTGGCCCCCGGTCTTGCCGTCGGCCTGGAGGAGACCGCACGCCGCCTGGAGGCCGCCGCCTACACGCGCGTCGACATGGTCGAGTCCCGAGGCGAGTACGCAGTGCGCGGTGGCATCCTCGACGTCTTCCCGCCCTCCGAGCCCAGACCGGTGCGCGTGGACTTCTTCGGCGACGAGATCGACGAGGTCTCCTCCTTCGCCGTCGCCGACCAGCGCACCATCGAGACGCTGGGCGCCGTGACCGCCACCGCTTGCCGCGAGCTGGTCCTCACCGACGCGGTGCGCGAGCGCGCCGCCGCCCTGGTCGACGCCGTCCCCGGCGCCGCCGACATGCTGGAGAAGATCAGCCAGGGCATCGCCGTGGAGGGCATGGAGTCCCTCGCCCCGGTCCTGGTCGACGCGATGGTCCCGCTGCTCGACCTCGTCGGGGACCGGCTCACGGTGCTGCTGGAGCCCGAGCGGGTGCGCAAGCGCGCCGAGGACCTCACCGCCACCACCACTGAGTTCCTCGCCGCCGCCTGGACCTCGGCGGCTTCCGGCGGCACGGTCCCCGTCGACCTGTCCGCCGCCGCCTTCGCCCACCTGGCCGAGGCCCGGGCCCTGGCCCTGTCCTCCAACCGCGGCTGGTGGTCCTTCACCGCCCTGGCCGCCGGCCCCGAGACCACCCGCCTGGACCTCAGCGACCCGCACACCTACCGCGGCGAGCTCGAGCGGGCCGTCGCCGACCTGGGCCGGCTGGCCCGCCAGGGCTGGACCGTCGTCGTGGCCACCGACGGGCCCGGACCCGGCCGGCGCATGGCCCAGCTCCTGGGCGACGGCGACGTTCCCGCCCGCATCGTCGACCAGCTCTCCGAGGTCACCGAGCTCGGCCGTGACGGCGACTGGACCCCCGCCCCGGCCGCCCCCGCCGATGAGACCGACGGATCGGCCGGCGCCGACGGTGAGACCGACGGTTCGGCCGGCGCCGACGGTGACGCGACGGCCGGCCCGGGCGACGGCGTCGTGCGCGTCACCCAGGCCAGCGCCGGCCACGGCTTCCTCGCCGAGGGGCTGCGCCTGGCCCTCATCGCCGAGTCCGATCTCACCGGGCGTGCCTCGGCCGGCCCCCGCGAGCGCCGCAGCCTGCCGGCCCGCCGCGCCCGCCGCTCCGTGGACCCCCTGTCCCTGCACGCCGGGGACCTCGTGGTCCACGCCCAGCACGGGGTGGGCCGCTTCATCGAGCTGAGCCGGCGCGCCGTGGGCGGGGCCCGCTCGTCGGCCACCCGCGAGTACCTCGTCATCGAGTACGCCCCCTCCAAGCGCGGCCAGCCCGGCGACCGCCTCCTGGTGCCCACCGACGCCCTGGACCAAGTCACCAAGTACGTCGGCGGCGACAGCCCCGCCCTGAGCAAGATGGGCGGCGCCGACTGGGCCAAGACCAAGTCCAAGGCCCGCAAGGCCGTGCGCGAGATCGCCGGGGAGCTCGTGCGCCTCTACGCCGCCCGCGCCGCCACCACCGGCCACGCCTTCAGCCCCGACTCCCCCTGGCAGACCGAGCTGGAGGAGGCCTTCCCCTACACCGAGACCCCCGACCAGCTCTCCACCATCGACGAGGTCAAGGCCGACATGGAGAAGGCCCAGCCGATGGACCGGCTCGTGTGCGGCGACGTCGGCTACGGCAAGACCGAGATCGCCGTACGCGCCGCCTTCAAGGCCGTCCAGGACGGCAAGCAGGTCGCCGTCCTGGTGCCCACGACCCTGCTGGTGAGCCAGCACGCCGAGACCTTCACCGAGCGCTACGCCGGTTTCCCGGTGACCGTGGGGGCCCTGTCCCGATTCCAGGACGCCGCCGAGTCCGCCAAGGTGCTCGAGGGCCTGGAGAAGGGGACGGTGGACGTCGTCGTCGGCACCCACCGTCTCATCACCGGCCAGGTGAGGTTCAAGGACCTGGGCCTGGTCATCATCGACGAGGAGCAGCGCTTCGGGGTGGAGCACAAGGAGACCCTCAAGGCGCTGCGCACCAACGTGGACGTCCTGTCCATGTCCGCCACCCCGATCCCGCGGACCCTGGAGATGGCGGTCACCGGCCTGCGCGAGATGTCCACCCTGGCGACCCCTCCCGAGGACCGCCACCCGATCCTGACCTACGTGGGCGCCTACGAGACCAAGCAGGTCTCCGCCGCGATCCGCCGCGAGCTGCTGCGCGAGGGGCAGGTGTTCTTCGTCCACAACCGGGTCGAGGACATCGACGCCACCGCCGCGCGCCTGGCCGAGCTGGTGCCCGAGGCGCGCGTGGCCACCGCCCACGGGCAGATGAACGAGCACCAGCTCGAGGCCGTCATCGACTCCTTCTGGCGCAAGGAGACCGATGTGCTCGTGTGCACCACGATCGTGGAGACCGGGCTGGACGTGTCCAACGCCAACACCCTCATCGTCGACCGCGCCGACCGCATGGGCCTGTCCCAGCTCCACCAGCTGCGCGGGCGCGTGGGGCGCGGCCGGGAGCGGGCCTACGCCTACTTCCTCTACCCCTCGGACAAGCCACTGACCGAGACGGCCCTGGAGCGGCTGCGCACCATCGCCACCAACACGGATCTCGGGGCCGGGATGCAGGTGGCCATGAAGGACCTGGAGATCCGCGGCTCGGGCAACCTGCTCGGCGGAGAGCAGTCCGGGCACATCGCCGGGGTCGGCTTCGACCTGTACGTGCGGATGGTTTCCGAGGCCGTGGCCGCCTACAAGAAGGCCCTGGCCCGCTCCGGGAAGGCCGGCGCCGACGCGATCGGCTTCGAGGAGGGTGACGACGAGGACGTCGAGCTGCGCATCGAGCTGCCCGTGGACGCCACCGTCCCCGAGGACTACATCCCCCACGAGCGCCTGCGCCTGGAGGCGTACACGAAGTTCGCGGCGGCGCGCTCGGGCGAGCAGGTCGACGACGTCCTGGAGGAGCTGGCCGACCGCTACGGGCCCGTGCCCGAGGCCACCGCCCGCCTGGCGGCGCTGGCGCGCCTGCGTGCCCTGGCCGCCGAGCTGGGGGTGCGGGAGATCGTCGCCCAGGGCAAGTCAGTGCGCTTCGCGCCGGTGGACCTGCCCGAGTCGGCGCGTATGAAGGTCACGCGCCTCTACCCGGGGACTGTGCTGAAGCCCGCCACACGCACCATCGTGGTGCCCGCGCCGGGCACCAACCGCATGGGTGGGGCGGCCCTGTCCGGCGAGGAGGTCGTGCGCTGGGCCGAGGTGCTCCTGCACGCCGTCGTCGAGGGTGACAGCTCCTACGAGACCGAGGCCACCACTTACCGCAAGCGCCGCTGA
- a CDS encoding membrane protein — translation MSFARTLFIVLPMVAAALAALILVADRIHRRPIVGAALVMGAIGFVPVWVMIPFEPNVPPATLACFLVVVALLPGFSWRLTSGDFMVTTTWCLVGLSVAAGSPLNYVLSDVVFGALPAYLAGRLLVERLGLRRMAEVLAVVWITVAVLALFEAVTTINPFSYITVHNNLYEEWSPPLARGSLTRVEGAFGHPIALGVCLAAGIPLILATRWRPGYRIAAGALVLGATIPTFSRSAIACAVIAVILSLMQVHTNIPALWRMGFLTVLVGVGSVLLPYVLGVFDSAGREQEDSAGYRGDILVLVRQLKPLGLSAAYQRSGSSVAWGGYSSIDNHLLLTALRFGWVPVTLLMVGLLVYGARAFVQRSNPAQIALLSLIPAYGTVAFITQIGTVVWLIAGMAASAQVSVLLESRNNTTGGGVGVVAGQDNPWNRIRSRDWSRRAFTGRSVRPASGAGTGSH, via the coding sequence ATGTCCTTCGCCAGGACCCTGTTCATCGTCCTCCCCATGGTGGCCGCCGCCCTGGCGGCCCTCATCCTCGTGGCCGACCGCATCCACCGCCGCCCCATCGTCGGGGCCGCCCTGGTCATGGGCGCCATCGGCTTCGTGCCGGTGTGGGTGATGATCCCCTTCGAGCCCAACGTGCCTCCGGCCACCCTGGCCTGCTTCCTGGTGGTCGTCGCCCTCCTGCCCGGTTTCTCGTGGCGGCTGACCAGTGGCGACTTCATGGTCACCACCACCTGGTGCCTGGTGGGCCTGTCCGTCGCCGCGGGCTCGCCGCTCAACTACGTCCTGTCCGACGTCGTCTTCGGTGCCCTGCCCGCCTACCTCGCCGGACGGCTGCTCGTGGAGAGGCTCGGGCTGCGGCGCATGGCCGAGGTCCTGGCGGTCGTGTGGATCACGGTGGCGGTGCTGGCGCTCTTCGAGGCCGTCACCACCATCAACCCCTTCAGCTACATCACCGTCCACAACAACCTCTACGAGGAGTGGTCCCCGCCCCTGGCCCGGGGCAGCCTCACCCGCGTCGAGGGCGCCTTCGGTCACCCCATCGCCCTGGGAGTGTGCCTGGCGGCCGGGATCCCGCTCATCCTGGCCACACGGTGGAGGCCCGGCTACCGGATCGCGGCCGGCGCCCTCGTCCTGGGGGCGACCATCCCGACCTTCTCCCGCTCGGCGATCGCCTGCGCCGTCATCGCCGTCATCCTCAGCCTCATGCAGGTGCACACCAATATCCCCGCCCTGTGGCGGATGGGGTTCCTCACGGTGCTGGTCGGCGTGGGCAGCGTCCTGCTGCCCTACGTCCTGGGCGTCTTCGACTCGGCCGGCCGCGAGCAGGAGGACTCGGCCGGCTACCGCGGCGACATCCTCGTCCTGGTGCGTCAGCTCAAGCCGCTGGGGCTGTCCGCGGCCTACCAGAGGTCGGGGAGCTCGGTGGCCTGGGGCGGCTACAGCTCCATCGACAACCACCTGCTCCTGACCGCGCTGCGCTTCGGCTGGGTCCCCGTGACGCTTCTCATGGTGGGTCTCCTGGTGTACGGCGCCAGGGCCTTCGTCCAGCGCTCCAACCCCGCGCAGATCGCCCTGCTCAGCCTCATCCCGGCCTATGGCACAGTCGCCTTCATCACCCAGATCGGCACCGTCGTATGGCTCATCGCCGGCATGGCGGCCTCGGCGCAGGTCTCCGTCCTGCTGGAGAGCCGTAACAACACCACAGGTGGAGGCGTGGGCGTCGTCGCCGGGCAGGACAACCCCTGGAACCGGATCCGCAGCCGGGACTGGTCCCGCCGGGCCTTCACCGGCCGGTCGGTCCGGCCCGCCAGTGGTGCTGGGACGGGGAGTCACTAG